One Triplophysa dalaica isolate WHDGS20190420 chromosome 11, ASM1584641v1, whole genome shotgun sequence genomic window carries:
- the foxg1d gene encoding forkhead box protein G1, whose protein sequence is MDIREPRMLHRSSSFTIKSLLLPSKTDRAQIKPPERNQLPPDTDTDSKQSPDPTDMESSENEKTAEKKLDKPPFSYNALIMMAIRQSPDKRLTLNGIYEFITTNFPFYREHKQGWQNSIRHNLSLNKCFVKVPRHYDDPGKGNYWMLDPSSDDVFIGGTTGKLRRRSATSRGKLAIKRGLRFSPLGLAVSESSSNPLYWPLLSLHHPHYGGTSHGFLNQGNGYGSFVPGVEHLGSRDVSRPILGGSGGPLGLTNAYGMSSSPVGLLSVQSGYIHPPALHQNTVSSQQTLLTVSHRTTLSSFSPAGSRCLPAVCPDSF, encoded by the coding sequence ATGGATATAAGAGAACCGAGGATGCTGCACAGGTCGAGTTCATTCACAATCAAGAGTTTACTGCTTCCATCCAAAACTGACAGAGCGCAAATTAAACCTCCAGAAAGAAACCAGCTGCCCCCCGACACCGACACCGACTCCAAACAATCTCCAGATCCCACCGATATGGAGTCCTCAGAGAACGAGAAAACTGCGGAGAAGAAGCTCGACAAACCCCCGTTTAGCTACAACGCGTTAATAATGATGGCTATTCGACAAAGTCCTGACAAAAGACTGACGCTTAACGGAATTTACGAATTTATCACGACGAACTTTCCGTTTTACCGGGAGCACAAGCAAGGCTGGCAGAACTCAATCCGACACAATTTAagtctaaataaatgttttgttaaagtgCCGAGACATTACGACGACCCGGGCAAAGGCAACTACTGGATGTTGGACCCGTCCAGCGATGATGTGTTTATTGGCGGTACGACAGGCAAACTGCGCCGACGCTCGGCAACTTCGAGGGGAAAACTCGCGATTAAACGAGGACTCCGGTTTTCCCCGTTGGGGCTGGCAGTCAGCGAGTCATCGAGTAATCCTCTCTATTGGCCGTTGTTATCCTTACACCATCCACATTACGGTGGGACTTCACATGGATTCCTGAATCAAGGTAACGGTTACGGTTCTTTCGTCCCTGGAGTGGAGCATTTAGGCAGCAGGGATGTGAGCCGGCCGATTCTGGGAGGTTCTGGCGGTCCTCTTGGTTTGACGAACGCTTACGGGATGAGTTCGTCTCCCGTTGGGTTACTATCTGTCCAGTCGGGATATATACACCCACCGGCCCTGCATCAAAACACGGTCAGCTCTCAGCAGACGTTACTTACGGTCAGTCACAGGACAACTTTGTCATCTTTCTCGCCTGCTGGATCCCGTTGTTTACCTGCAGTTTGCCCAGATTCGTTTTGA